A region from the Lentimonas sp. CC4 genome encodes:
- a CDS encoding class I SAM-dependent methyltransferase — protein MSYSRIARFYKLIEKVTIGRALLDARLAHLNRLAKGAPIQHALLIGEGNGSFLLPFAQRFPETQITVVDESATMLQVARSRLQAAGVNTGRIEFRQADMTTELLPEAHYDLIVTLFFFDNFNETTVRQLVPVIERASAPVAQWLLSDFQIPASGWRRVRAKVWLAVLYAFFRCVAAIPARCVPPTEAIVEGAGFKPVARQTFCGEMLYSTLYVSNQGEVSSS, from the coding sequence ATGTCCTACTCACGCATTGCACGGTTTTATAAACTAATCGAAAAGGTTACGATTGGCCGTGCTTTGCTGGATGCGCGGCTCGCACATTTGAATCGACTGGCTAAGGGCGCGCCGATCCAGCATGCGTTGTTGATCGGCGAAGGGAACGGTTCCTTTCTGTTGCCATTTGCGCAGCGTTTTCCTGAGACTCAAATCACAGTGGTGGATGAGAGCGCTACGATGTTGCAAGTCGCGCGCTCCAGGCTACAGGCCGCAGGCGTGAATACCGGTCGGATCGAATTCAGGCAGGCTGATATGACGACCGAACTACTGCCCGAAGCGCATTATGATTTGATTGTCACGCTGTTCTTCTTCGATAATTTCAACGAGACGACGGTTCGACAGCTCGTGCCGGTGATTGAGCGTGCCAGCGCTCCAGTGGCGCAATGGCTACTGTCTGATTTTCAGATTCCTGCGAGTGGATGGCGACGCGTCCGCGCGAAGGTCTGGCTCGCGGTGCTCTATGCCTTCTTTCGCTGTGTCGCGGCGATCCCCGCACGCTGCGTCCCACCGACCGAGGCGATTGTTGAAGGAGCGGGTTTCAAGCCAGTGGCTCGACAAACTTTCTGTGGGGAGATGCTCTACAGCACGCTGTATGTGAGCAATCAGGGTGAGGTTTCATCGTCTTGA
- a CDS encoding HAD hydrolase family protein, producing MQTAGLKIIFEDIDGCLNPADGEHFSVIEGEAPSTNQVNMLDAINQAVEASPIEHFIINSGRPLAMVRSILTHLPTAKARYVLLEHACVLFDRQTDSYLDCAQLAAKCGLSDLAKRYARVENIHRLYQWYRTEGQATLEAHYQCPLPALDKVGNLSFYIPEQIDPDELLKRIESLARAQLAPEHQEHLQFLRSDRYIDILPGIHKLDGIHLLTAHLKMDLDHALAVGDFLNDLPVFEEFHRVLCPSNAHPTIKALTQTKGSNGIVSDKAYGLAVLDFLEQL from the coding sequence ATGCAGACAGCAGGACTCAAAATCATTTTCGAAGACATCGACGGTTGCCTCAATCCAGCGGACGGCGAGCACTTCAGCGTGATTGAAGGCGAGGCGCCATCTACGAATCAGGTGAACATGCTGGATGCGATCAATCAAGCAGTCGAAGCCTCCCCTATCGAGCATTTCATCATCAATAGCGGTCGACCACTGGCGATGGTGCGCTCAATCCTCACACATCTGCCAACAGCCAAAGCACGCTACGTTCTACTCGAGCATGCCTGCGTTCTCTTTGACCGGCAGACAGACTCGTATCTCGACTGTGCACAGCTTGCCGCGAAATGCGGATTGAGTGACCTAGCCAAACGCTACGCACGCGTCGAAAACATCCATCGGCTCTACCAATGGTATCGCACCGAAGGCCAAGCCACACTAGAAGCACACTATCAATGCCCGCTCCCTGCCCTCGACAAAGTTGGCAACCTATCCTTCTACATTCCTGAGCAGATCGACCCGGACGAACTCCTAAAACGGATCGAATCGCTCGCGCGTGCTCAACTGGCACCCGAACATCAGGAGCATTTACAATTCCTCCGATCAGACCGCTATATCGACATTCTGCCCGGCATCCACAAATTGGACGGCATCCATTTGCTCACCGCGCATCTAAAAATGGATCTCGACCACGCGCTCGCCGTCGGCGATTTCCTCAACGACCTACCTGTCTTCGAAGAGTTCCACCGCGTGCTATGCCCGTCGAATGCGCATCCAACCATCAAAGCACTGACGCAGACAAAAGGCAGTAATGGCATCGTCTCCGACAAAGCCTACGGCCTCGCCGTGCTCGACTTCCTTGAACAGTTGTAA